A DNA window from Haloactinospora alba contains the following coding sequences:
- a CDS encoding OmpA family protein, with product MIRRTPLALVSLLATGGLLLGGCGLVNDADKGGKDGDGKGEEGKGGGPDGFVQEGYVGRFDHYLNARVEVAEVARLDDRTRTTVHLTSLEEEPVDMSSSVFAISGVLDQNINGFRLLDPVNQRDYGVYSDIGTELPVGQQWQPGVTYEIVVFSPPLQDGVDRVTVHAPGGIGEFAGVPVTEGEPRTYPTEDPEESPSSGDEVTFPVDTGDPEPLESDYAELRGVVHNVVQGRDTSEDEETVSLRADVLFEFDESALTDNAESVLEDVIEDTRERADPDNPPITIAGHTDGVGGDDYNQELSEERAESVKQVLAEELGDGYEYETEGHGSSDPVETEGGDDDAWARAQNRRVEVSYAYKDEVVEETEEKEVEEEVVEVDPAEAGEPADFRSHADAEPVATGELSRDRWQDRTWTMRVYPFYRDGAYLVARFDLTFEGGDIAPSYNPFGSTFGKFDFSVVDPKTGKIYQEVVLGDPADATYRVASLSWPSAKQAGETAYAYMYVPAPPESVESVTFNGADFGRFTDVPIVE from the coding sequence GTGATCCGGAGAACCCCCCTTGCCCTCGTCTCTCTCCTTGCCACGGGAGGGCTGCTGCTCGGCGGTTGCGGCCTGGTCAACGACGCGGACAAGGGTGGAAAGGACGGAGACGGGAAGGGCGAGGAAGGTAAGGGCGGGGGTCCGGACGGTTTCGTCCAGGAAGGTTACGTCGGGCGGTTCGACCACTACCTCAATGCCCGGGTGGAGGTCGCCGAGGTCGCCAGACTGGACGACCGCACCCGGACCACGGTCCACCTCACCAGTCTGGAGGAGGAGCCGGTCGACATGTCCAGCAGCGTTTTCGCTATCTCCGGGGTGCTCGACCAGAACATCAACGGCTTCCGCCTGCTCGACCCGGTGAACCAGCGCGACTACGGCGTCTACTCCGACATCGGAACCGAGCTGCCAGTGGGCCAGCAGTGGCAGCCCGGGGTCACCTACGAGATCGTCGTGTTCTCTCCGCCGCTGCAGGATGGTGTCGACCGGGTGACAGTGCACGCTCCCGGCGGTATCGGGGAGTTCGCCGGTGTTCCCGTGACGGAGGGGGAACCGCGGACCTATCCCACCGAGGATCCCGAGGAGAGTCCCAGCAGCGGTGATGAGGTCACCTTCCCGGTCGACACCGGTGATCCGGAACCGCTGGAGAGCGACTACGCCGAGCTGCGCGGTGTGGTGCACAACGTCGTCCAGGGCCGAGACACCTCCGAGGACGAGGAGACCGTGTCACTGCGCGCGGACGTGCTGTTCGAGTTCGATGAATCCGCCCTCACGGACAACGCGGAGTCGGTCCTCGAGGACGTGATCGAGGACACCCGCGAACGGGCCGACCCGGACAATCCCCCCATCACGATCGCTGGTCACACTGACGGTGTCGGTGGGGACGACTACAACCAGGAACTGTCCGAGGAGCGTGCTGAGTCGGTCAAGCAGGTGTTGGCGGAGGAGCTCGGCGATGGGTACGAGTACGAGACCGAGGGGCACGGTTCTTCTGACCCGGTGGAGACCGAGGGCGGTGACGATGACGCGTGGGCGCGGGCGCAGAACCGCCGTGTGGAGGTCTCCTACGCCTACAAGGATGAGGTCGTCGAGGAGACGGAGGAAAAGGAGGTAGAGGAGGAGGTCGTCGAGGTGGACCCGGCCGAGGCCGGGGAACCCGCGGACTTCCGCAGTCACGCCGACGCGGAGCCGGTGGCCACTGGTGAACTCAGCAGGGACCGGTGGCAGGACCGGACGTGGACTATGCGGGTATACCCGTTCTACCGGGACGGTGCCTATCTGGTCGCTCGGTTCGACCTCACATTCGAGGGTGGCGACATCGCTCCCTCGTACAACCCGTTCGGCTCGACCTTCGGGAAGTTCGACTTCAGCGTTGTCGACCCGAAGACGGGCAAGATCTACCAGGAGGTCGTGCTCGGCGATCCGGCGGACGCCACGTACAGGGTGGCCTCCCTGTCCTGGCCGTCCGCGAAGCAGGCAGGGGAGACCGCCTACGCCTACATGTACGTTCCGGCTCCTCCTGAGAGTGTGGAGTCGGTGACGTTCAACGGGGCCGACTTCGGGCGGTTCACCGATGTCCCCATCGTGGAGTGA
- a CDS encoding HelD family protein, translated as MDEHVPDPAEPSDIAAERAFLETARAELRRMHEDVVTTETVQDDSEDADYTYTNWLMDQARQRRAEALVDLTDVPLFFGRLDYPAGTVYEDEPEAAPTRTGTADRVYIGRRHVHDENGTPLVIDWRAPISSAFYQATPENPRNALMRRRYGFSDGAELTAYEDEYLTHAGGASHDAEPDGLLAAEIERPRSGPMRDIVATIQPEQDDLVRAPIRPAVCVQGAPGTGKTAVGLHRIAYLLYTERERLSQDGGVAIIGPNRSFLSYIRKVLPALGEVGVRQTTIEELAGHVTVRRSATAHEARVKGDARMGDVIHRDLWSQVQPPDEPLVVEHASRKWRIPPEELAEALTELRSRGIGYGAGPGLLTQRIADLVMRRIEDSGKEYDTRALGQLRRNKAVTAAVRRMWPKTDPARLVLGLLTDRERLARAADGILTPEEQEAVSLPGKPRGAKTAKWSAADLALIDEASSLIERPTTLGHVVVDEVQDLTPMQCRVISRRCNRGSLTVLGDIAQGTSAGAVGDWPALLTHLGQPEAQPAVLNRGFRVPAEIIDYAARLLPEIAPGLGTPTGVRHSPDALEVTATGPDALEDTLVLACREALKGAGSVGLVAADADIAALRDRLAAEALDPALVGEDEDALEASRMVCVPASLAKGLEFDAAVVAEPASIAADERGLNRLYVALTRAVSTLRIAHAHPLPAALGEERHV; from the coding sequence ATGGACGAACACGTCCCCGATCCCGCAGAACCCTCCGACATCGCCGCGGAACGCGCCTTCCTCGAGACGGCCCGAGCCGAACTACGGCGCATGCACGAGGACGTCGTCACCACGGAGACGGTCCAGGACGACTCCGAGGATGCCGACTACACCTACACCAACTGGCTGATGGACCAGGCCCGCCAACGCCGAGCCGAGGCGCTGGTGGACCTGACCGACGTCCCGCTGTTCTTCGGACGCCTCGACTACCCGGCGGGGACCGTCTACGAGGACGAACCCGAGGCGGCCCCGACCCGTACGGGAACCGCCGACCGGGTCTACATCGGGCGCCGCCACGTGCACGACGAGAACGGCACCCCGCTGGTGATCGACTGGCGGGCACCGATATCGTCCGCCTTCTACCAGGCCACCCCCGAGAACCCCCGGAACGCGCTGATGCGGCGCCGATACGGGTTCTCCGACGGCGCGGAACTCACCGCCTACGAGGACGAGTACCTCACCCACGCCGGTGGCGCCTCCCACGACGCGGAGCCGGACGGGCTGCTTGCGGCCGAGATCGAACGCCCGCGCTCCGGCCCCATGCGTGACATCGTCGCCACGATCCAGCCGGAACAGGACGACCTGGTGCGAGCACCCATACGGCCCGCCGTGTGCGTGCAGGGAGCCCCCGGAACCGGGAAGACCGCGGTCGGGCTGCACCGCATCGCCTACCTGCTCTACACCGAGCGGGAACGGCTCAGCCAGGACGGGGGAGTCGCGATCATCGGGCCGAACCGCTCCTTCCTCTCCTACATCCGTAAGGTCCTGCCCGCCCTGGGCGAGGTGGGCGTGCGCCAGACCACCATCGAGGAGCTCGCGGGGCACGTCACCGTGCGCCGCTCGGCCACCGCGCACGAGGCGCGCGTCAAAGGGGATGCGCGTATGGGCGACGTCATCCACCGGGACCTGTGGAGCCAGGTGCAACCCCCCGACGAGCCCTTGGTCGTGGAACACGCATCCCGCAAGTGGCGGATCCCGCCGGAGGAGCTGGCCGAGGCACTGACCGAGCTGCGCAGCCGCGGGATCGGTTACGGCGCGGGGCCCGGGCTGCTCACCCAACGCATCGCCGACCTGGTCATGCGGCGTATCGAGGACTCCGGCAAGGAGTACGACACCCGCGCGCTGGGCCAGCTGCGCCGGAACAAGGCGGTCACCGCCGCGGTGCGGCGGATGTGGCCCAAAACCGACCCCGCCCGGCTCGTCCTGGGACTGCTCACCGACCGCGAGCGGCTGGCCCGCGCCGCCGACGGCATCCTCACCCCAGAGGAGCAGGAGGCGGTCTCCCTACCGGGCAAACCACGCGGGGCCAAAACGGCGAAATGGTCCGCAGCCGACCTCGCCCTGATCGACGAGGCCTCCTCCCTCATCGAACGTCCCACCACCCTGGGCCACGTCGTCGTGGACGAGGTCCAGGACCTCACGCCGATGCAGTGCCGTGTGATCAGCCGCCGCTGCAACCGGGGGTCGCTGACCGTGCTGGGCGACATCGCCCAGGGAACCAGTGCGGGGGCGGTCGGAGACTGGCCCGCACTCCTCACCCATCTGGGCCAGCCCGAGGCCCAACCGGCGGTGCTGAACCGCGGGTTCCGTGTACCGGCGGAGATCATCGACTACGCCGCCCGGCTCCTGCCGGAGATCGCCCCCGGGTTGGGAACCCCCACCGGAGTGCGCCACTCTCCCGACGCGTTGGAGGTGACCGCGACCGGCCCCGATGCGCTGGAGGACACGCTCGTGCTGGCGTGCCGGGAGGCGCTGAAGGGGGCGGGATCGGTCGGTCTGGTCGCTGCCGACGCCGACATCGCGGCCCTCCGCGACCGCCTCGCCGCCGAGGCCCTCGACCCCGCCCTGGTGGGAGAGGACGAGGACGCGCTGGAGGCATCCCGTATGGTGTGCGTCCCGGCGTCCCTCGCCAAGGGGCTGGAGTTCGACGCGGCCGTCGTCGCCGAACCCGCCAGTATCGCCGCCGACGAACGCGGCCTCAACCGCCTGTACGTCGCCCTCACCCGTGCGGTGAGCACCCTGCGGATCGCGCACGCGCACCCCCTTCCCGCGGCACTGGGTGAGGAGCGTCACGTGTAA
- a CDS encoding HPr family phosphocarrier protein → MATATATIGSPVGLHARPAALFVEAASSTGLAVTITKDGSAPADARSLLMVMGVGAKHGDTVTLHADGENADTHLAELVELLERETE, encoded by the coding sequence ATGGCCACCGCCACCGCCACCATCGGCTCCCCCGTCGGACTGCACGCGCGTCCGGCCGCCCTGTTCGTGGAAGCGGCCAGCTCCACCGGTCTCGCCGTCACCATCACCAAGGACGGTTCCGCGCCCGCGGACGCCCGAAGCCTGCTCATGGTGATGGGCGTCGGCGCCAAACACGGGGACACGGTCACCCTCCACGCCGACGGGGAGAACGCCGACACCCACCTGGCCGAACTGGTCGAACTGCTGGAACGCGAAACGGAATGA
- a CDS encoding PTS fructose transporter subunit IIC → MRFVAVTSCPTGIAHTYMAAEALEQAARDAGHEIHVETQGATGAQPLTAQQIADADAVIYAADLEVRDKERFAGKPSTDVGVKGPIHDASAVLDAAVEAARTGSAPSAGEPSPEGGGGDGLDSTGVGEPPAASPETKVASGGGVGTRVRQWLMTGVSYMIPFVAAGGIMIALGFMVGGYEIADTDPSTVVEDFTLLSTQSWGALLFHTGSLTFEFLVPVLAGFIAFAIADRPGLVPGVLGGAVAIATEAGFLGGLVAGFLAGFLALGMSRIPVPAAVRGIMPVVVTPLVAAFGTGLVMFTVLGQPLASLMAVLSDWLGALSGGSLLLLGAVLGLMMSFDMGGPVNKAAYTFATAGITAAGATAQAGSTEFTIMAATMAGGMTPPLGLALATALRARLFSAAERQNGKAAWLLGASFITEGAIPFAAADPLRVIPALMAGSGTAGALVALSGSTLRAPHGGVWVTPLIGQPLLFLVAVAVGSAVTAAAVIGTKTLGHSREAAPASAAETV, encoded by the coding sequence ATGAGGTTCGTCGCCGTGACATCGTGCCCGACCGGGATCGCGCACACCTACATGGCCGCCGAGGCGCTGGAGCAGGCGGCCCGGGACGCCGGCCACGAGATCCACGTCGAAACCCAGGGCGCCACCGGCGCCCAACCCCTCACGGCGCAGCAGATCGCCGACGCCGACGCCGTCATCTACGCGGCGGACCTGGAAGTGCGCGACAAGGAGCGTTTCGCCGGGAAACCGTCCACCGACGTGGGGGTGAAAGGCCCCATCCACGACGCCTCCGCCGTGCTCGACGCCGCGGTCGAGGCGGCCCGTACCGGGAGTGCCCCCTCCGCGGGGGAGCCCTCCCCGGAGGGCGGCGGTGGCGACGGTCTCGACTCCACCGGTGTCGGCGAACCTCCGGCGGCCTCCCCGGAGACCAAGGTCGCCTCGGGGGGAGGGGTAGGCACCCGGGTCCGGCAGTGGCTCATGACCGGCGTGTCCTACATGATCCCCTTCGTGGCGGCCGGTGGGATCATGATCGCACTCGGGTTCATGGTGGGCGGCTACGAGATCGCCGACACGGACCCCTCCACCGTCGTGGAGGACTTCACCCTCCTGTCCACCCAGAGCTGGGGGGCGTTGCTCTTCCACACCGGGTCGCTGACGTTCGAGTTCCTCGTGCCGGTCCTGGCGGGTTTCATCGCCTTCGCCATCGCCGACCGGCCCGGTCTGGTCCCCGGGGTCCTCGGAGGCGCCGTCGCCATCGCCACCGAAGCCGGCTTCCTCGGCGGTCTCGTCGCCGGTTTCCTCGCCGGTTTCCTCGCCCTGGGAATGTCCCGGATACCCGTCCCGGCCGCGGTACGCGGCATCATGCCCGTCGTGGTCACGCCGCTTGTGGCCGCCTTCGGTACCGGCCTGGTCATGTTCACCGTGCTCGGCCAGCCGCTGGCGAGCCTCATGGCGGTGCTCAGCGACTGGCTCGGAGCCCTCTCCGGAGGCAGCCTCCTCCTACTGGGTGCGGTCCTGGGCCTCATGATGTCCTTCGACATGGGCGGCCCCGTCAACAAGGCCGCCTACACCTTCGCCACAGCCGGGATCACCGCGGCCGGAGCCACGGCCCAGGCCGGTTCCACGGAGTTCACGATCATGGCCGCGACCATGGCCGGCGGTATGACACCCCCGCTCGGGCTGGCCCTGGCCACAGCCCTGCGCGCGCGGCTGTTCAGCGCGGCGGAGCGCCAGAACGGCAAGGCGGCGTGGCTGTTGGGCGCCTCGTTCATCACCGAAGGCGCCATCCCCTTCGCCGCCGCCGACCCGTTGCGGGTGATCCCCGCCCTCATGGCGGGTTCCGGAACAGCGGGAGCGCTGGTGGCCCTGTCCGGGTCGACACTGCGCGCGCCGCACGGCGGGGTCTGGGTGACGCCGCTCATCGGGCAGCCGCTGTTGTTCCTCGTGGCGGTCGCGGTCGGCAGCGCCGTGACAGCGGCAGCCGTCATCGGAACGAAGACCCTGGGGCATTCCCGCGAGGCCGCACCCGCCTCCGCCGCGGAGACCGTCTGA
- a CDS encoding PTS sugar transporter subunit IIA has protein sequence MSDPSPLTTADLVAPQLDLTDRQEVIRHLVRLLHAQGRVTDAEGFLDDVAAREGQLATGMPGQVGLPHARSAHVRTPSLAVATTPHGVDFQGPDGPAQLVFLIAAPESGEQHMNILSTLARKLVHASFRDEIRAASGPEEIASVVNREVGQA, from the coding sequence ATGAGCGACCCATCCCCACTGACCACGGCGGACCTTGTCGCGCCACAACTGGACCTGACCGACCGGCAGGAGGTCATCCGCCACCTCGTGCGGTTGCTGCACGCGCAGGGACGCGTCACCGACGCCGAGGGATTCCTGGACGACGTGGCGGCACGTGAGGGGCAACTGGCCACGGGAATGCCCGGCCAGGTCGGGCTGCCGCACGCGCGTTCGGCGCACGTGCGCACCCCGAGCCTCGCGGTCGCGACCACACCGCACGGTGTGGACTTCCAGGGGCCGGACGGTCCGGCGCAGCTGGTCTTCCTCATCGCCGCCCCGGAGAGCGGCGAGCAGCACATGAACATCCTGTCCACCCTGGCCCGCAAACTCGTCCACGCCTCCTTCCGGGACGAGATCCGCGCTGCGAGCGGCCCGGAGGAGATCGCCTCCGTGGTCAACCGGGAGGTGGGGCAGGCATGA
- a CDS encoding 1-phosphofructokinase family hexose kinase gives MIVTVTPNPSLDRTLELPRLERGEVARSHTTHAHPGGKGVNVARALARHEHAALALLPSGGSAGSELAQLLSACGVTTTTVPSQAPTRSNITLVESDGTATKINEPGPALIPAESDALCDAVDTALDRSPQWLVAAGSLPDGAPEELYSRFARIAAEHDVPIALDTSGETLRAAAQRGGFDLIKPNHEELQELAGRELPTVGEVVTAARHIIRRGNGVILATLGSHGVLRVTAEESQWAGGAVRSPRSTVGAGDCALAGYLAGDHPPRERLRHAAAWGRAAVELPGTTVPGPADVDTAAVDVRTDLPPTLPIKEL, from the coding sequence ATGATCGTCACCGTCACCCCGAACCCCAGCCTCGACCGCACCCTGGAACTACCCCGACTGGAACGGGGGGAGGTTGCGCGGTCCCACACCACCCACGCCCACCCCGGGGGGAAGGGGGTCAACGTCGCCCGGGCGCTGGCCCGCCACGAACACGCCGCACTGGCCCTGCTGCCCAGCGGCGGGTCGGCCGGCAGCGAACTCGCGCAGCTGCTGTCCGCCTGTGGTGTCACCACGACAACCGTGCCGAGCCAGGCACCCACCCGCAGCAACATAACGCTCGTCGAGAGCGACGGGACCGCCACCAAGATCAACGAACCCGGACCCGCCCTCATCCCGGCCGAGTCCGACGCTCTCTGCGATGCCGTCGACACGGCGCTGGACCGGTCCCCCCAGTGGCTCGTGGCAGCCGGAAGCCTGCCCGACGGGGCACCGGAGGAGCTGTACTCCCGCTTCGCGCGCATAGCCGCGGAGCACGACGTCCCCATCGCCCTGGACACCTCCGGGGAAACCCTGCGTGCCGCAGCGCAGCGGGGCGGTTTCGACCTGATCAAACCCAACCACGAGGAACTGCAGGAACTCGCCGGACGCGAGCTTCCCACCGTCGGTGAGGTGGTCACGGCGGCACGCCACATCATCCGGCGGGGCAACGGCGTCATCCTCGCCACGCTCGGCAGCCACGGCGTGCTCCGGGTGACCGCCGAGGAGAGCCAATGGGCCGGGGGAGCGGTCCGCAGCCCCCGCAGCACGGTCGGCGCCGGCGACTGCGCGCTGGCCGGTTACCTCGCCGGGGACCACCCGCCGCGGGAACGTCTGCGTCACGCCGCGGCGTGGGGGCGCGCCGCGGTCGAGCTACCCGGAACGACGGTCCCCGGCCCCGCGGACGTCGACACCGCGGCCGTCGACGTCCGCACCGACCTTCCGCCCACCCTTCCCATCAAGGAGCTGTGA
- a CDS encoding glycoside hydrolase family 32 protein, translating into MEPRHSDIPRASGVGRRRFLGGTGTLVGLALTGAFLPPSSAAALAQERTTARWRPLLHFTPERNWINDPNGLVFFRGEYHLFFQHNPEGLDHANMSWGHAVSNDLTRWEELPVALEPDELGEIFSGGAVVDHDDTSGFFGGGAGLVAFYTSAGEEQHQSVAYSADRGRSWTKYEGNPVIPNPGIPDFRDPKVIRHDPSGAWVLMLAAGDRIMFYRSSNLRDWEHVSDFGSEHGAHGGVWECPELFELPVDSDPDTTRWVLVVSINPGGPAGGSAVQYFTGDFDGTAFTSDGPPQRVLWADEGSDFYAAQSWSDVPDRDGRRLWVAWMSNWNYAGDVPTTPWRGAMTLPRQLGLTGTGAGYRLTQRPVDELERRRTVRRRWHGTVEEGRNERITRGTALDIDVVFRLQSALSFGVEVLAGANCRTRVGYRPDREEMFLDRTAHGRAEVEPAFPAVHTMSLRPEGDVVRMRIVVDRSCVEAFGGSGEAVLSDLVFPDEDGEQVRLFAEEGEVRVESLCVHELD; encoded by the coding sequence TTGGAACCGCGACACAGTGACATCCCCCGGGCTTCCGGCGTGGGCCGGCGGCGTTTCCTGGGCGGAACCGGAACCCTGGTCGGGCTCGCCCTGACGGGCGCGTTCCTTCCCCCGTCCTCCGCCGCCGCCCTAGCCCAGGAGCGGACCACCGCGCGGTGGCGTCCACTGCTGCACTTCACACCGGAGCGCAACTGGATCAACGACCCCAACGGGTTGGTGTTCTTCCGCGGCGAGTACCACCTGTTCTTCCAGCACAACCCGGAAGGCCTGGACCACGCCAACATGAGCTGGGGCCACGCGGTCAGTAATGACCTGACGCGGTGGGAGGAACTCCCGGTCGCTCTCGAACCCGACGAGCTCGGCGAGATCTTCTCCGGCGGGGCCGTGGTGGACCACGACGACACCAGCGGGTTCTTCGGCGGAGGGGCCGGTCTGGTCGCGTTCTACACCAGCGCGGGGGAGGAGCAGCACCAGAGCGTCGCCTACAGCGCGGACCGGGGGCGAAGCTGGACCAAGTACGAGGGGAACCCGGTCATCCCGAACCCGGGAATCCCGGACTTCCGGGACCCGAAAGTGATCCGGCACGACCCCTCGGGGGCGTGGGTGCTCATGCTCGCCGCTGGTGACCGCATCATGTTCTACCGCTCCTCGAACCTGCGGGACTGGGAGCACGTCAGCGACTTCGGCTCCGAGCACGGCGCGCACGGCGGGGTGTGGGAGTGCCCCGAGCTGTTCGAGCTTCCGGTGGACAGCGACCCGGATACCACCCGCTGGGTCCTCGTGGTCAGCATCAACCCGGGCGGACCCGCCGGAGGGTCGGCCGTGCAGTACTTCACCGGGGACTTCGACGGCACCGCCTTCACCAGTGACGGGCCACCGCAGCGGGTGCTCTGGGCGGACGAGGGTTCCGACTTCTACGCCGCGCAGTCGTGGTCCGACGTTCCCGACCGGGACGGGCGGCGGCTGTGGGTCGCGTGGATGAGCAACTGGAACTACGCCGGCGACGTCCCCACCACGCCCTGGCGCGGAGCGATGACCCTGCCCCGCCAGCTCGGCCTGACCGGCACCGGAGCCGGGTACCGGCTCACCCAGCGGCCCGTCGACGAGCTCGAACGGCGGCGCACCGTCCGGCGGCGGTGGCACGGCACCGTGGAAGAGGGCCGGAACGAGCGGATCACCCGCGGAACCGCCCTCGACATCGACGTGGTCTTCCGCCTCCAAAGCGCCCTTTCCTTCGGTGTGGAGGTGCTGGCCGGCGCGAACTGCCGCACCCGCGTCGGCTACCGGCCCGACCGGGAGGAGATGTTCCTCGACCGCACCGCGCACGGCCGGGCCGAGGTCGAACCCGCCTTCCCGGCGGTGCACACCATGAGCCTGCGTCCGGAGGGCGACGTGGTCCGGATGCGGATCGTGGTGGACCGTTCGTGTGTCGAGGCGTTCGGCGGTTCCGGCGAGGCCGTGTTGAGCGACCTGGTGTTCCCCGACGAGGACGGGGAACAGGTGCGGCTTTTCGCTGAGGAGGGGGAGGTGCGTGTGGAGTCACTGTGCGTCCACGAACTGGACTGA
- a CDS encoding DeoR/GlpR family DNA-binding transcription regulator has product MHGAERRQMLAQRARRDGRIDVSAAAEEFGVAPETLRRDLSALERQGVVRRVYGGAIPVERLDFEPGVATRDQTNAAAKERIARAAVDLLPTRGTVLLDAGTTTARLARLLPEDRELTVVTNSLPAANQLCARANCTLYLLGGRVRGTTLASVESWALDVLDGLTVDIGFFGANGFSVSGGGTTPEPAEAAVKAAMVRACRRRVLLVDHSKYGDDQFSRFAALSEVDTVVTDSGLDEHAREELQRADTEVSVA; this is encoded by the coding sequence ATGCATGGCGCGGAGCGGAGGCAGATGCTGGCGCAGCGGGCGCGGCGTGACGGGCGGATCGACGTGTCGGCCGCGGCCGAGGAGTTCGGTGTGGCACCGGAGACGCTCCGGCGGGACCTGAGCGCACTGGAACGCCAGGGTGTGGTGCGGCGTGTCTACGGCGGTGCGATCCCCGTCGAGCGTCTGGACTTCGAGCCCGGCGTGGCCACGCGGGACCAGACCAACGCCGCGGCGAAGGAACGCATCGCCCGGGCGGCGGTGGACCTGCTGCCCACGCGCGGCACGGTCCTGCTGGACGCCGGAACGACCACAGCCCGCCTGGCCCGGCTGCTGCCCGAGGACCGGGAGCTCACGGTGGTGACGAACTCGCTTCCCGCGGCCAACCAGCTCTGCGCGCGGGCCAACTGCACCCTGTACCTGCTGGGAGGGCGGGTCCGCGGCACCACGCTGGCCTCGGTGGAGTCCTGGGCGCTGGACGTGCTGGACGGACTCACCGTCGACATCGGGTTCTTCGGCGCCAACGGGTTCTCGGTCAGCGGGGGAGGTACCACCCCCGAGCCCGCCGAGGCCGCCGTCAAGGCCGCCATGGTGCGCGCCTGCCGGCGGCGGGTGCTGCTCGTCGACCACAGCAAGTACGGAGACGACCAGTTCAGTCGGTTCGCCGCTCTCTCGGAGGTCGACACCGTCGTCACCGACAGCGGACTGGACGAGCACGCGCGGGAGGAACTGCAACGCGCCGACACCGAGGTGTCGGTCGCCTGA